One Actinomyces respiraculi DNA window includes the following coding sequences:
- the rsmD gene encoding 16S rRNA (guanine(966)-N(2))-methyltransferase RsmD: MAGAVGGRRIDVPRSGTRPTSERVREALFARLEHYNLLRGARVLDLCAGSGALGLEAASRGATDVTLVDSSRTATQVCERNIRSLGLSGVRAVTAKAATFLAGAAGAPADLVLIDPPYDLDEEGVRAVLEPLTRHEDPWLEARSVVVLERSTRAPEPVWPAGMRCLADKTYGETRLWFAELDTPEEPASERGACGLLGPQAQVYFLGGVVNGLGR; the protein is encoded by the coding sequence GTGGCCGGCGCCGTCGGCGGACGCAGGATTGATGTGCCCCGCTCTGGCACCCGCCCGACCTCCGAGCGGGTGCGCGAGGCGCTCTTCGCCCGCCTGGAGCACTACAACCTCCTGCGCGGCGCCCGGGTCCTGGACCTGTGCGCCGGCTCGGGCGCCCTGGGCCTGGAGGCAGCCAGCCGCGGGGCCACCGACGTCACCCTCGTGGACTCCTCCAGGACCGCCACCCAGGTGTGCGAGCGCAACATCCGCTCCCTCGGACTGAGCGGCGTGCGGGCAGTGACGGCGAAAGCCGCGACCTTCCTGGCAGGCGCCGCAGGGGCGCCGGCGGACCTCGTGCTCATCGACCCTCCCTACGACCTGGATGAGGAAGGGGTGCGCGCCGTGCTGGAGCCACTGACCCGCCATGAGGACCCGTGGCTGGAGGCGCGCAGCGTCGTCGTCCTGGAGCGCTCGACCCGCGCACCCGAGCCGGTCTGGCCGGCAGGCATGCGGTGCCTCGCGGACAAGACTTACGGTGAGACGCGCCTGTGGTTCGCGGAGCTGGACACGCCCGAGGAGCCAGCCTCCGAGCGCGGCGCCTGCGGTCTACTGGGACCGCAAGCCCAGGTGTACTTCCTTGGGGGGGTTGTGAACGGGTTGGGTAGGTGA